TCTGATTGGAACAGCCCTCCCACGATACCGTCCATTTCGGCTTTCCTATAATCCGCTTCCGCGATATAGCTCTCGGTAAACGTAATATTGTTGAGCTTAAGCGCTTCAATATAACCGGTTAACCGCAATCGGGCTGTCGAGACGGACGAAGAGCCGTTAAGCAGTGCGATGCGCCGGTGACCAAGCCCTATCAAATGCTCGGTAAGCTGCTTCGCACCTTCTTTACTGTCGCCAAGCACAAGATCGCACTCGACGCCCGGCACTTCCCGGTCCAGCAGGACGATCGGAATCTTTTGCTTCGTAAGTTTTTTTAAGTTCGGCAGCGACTGATCGCCCGCCGGGGCGAACAGTACTCCGTCGACACGCGTGGAAATAACCGTATCGATGTAATCCTTCTCCTTATCAACGCTCTCGTCGCTGTTTGCGAGCAGCAGCCTGTAGCCGAGATGCCGTGCCGCATCCTCCGCCCCGCGTGCAAGCGTCGTGTAGAACGGATTTGTGATATCGGTTATGAGCAGCGACAGCAAGCGGGTTTCCTGAACGACCAGGCTTCGCGCCATGGTGTTTGGCACATAGTTCATTT
This is a stretch of genomic DNA from Paenibacillus sp. sptzw28. It encodes these proteins:
- a CDS encoding LacI family DNA-binding transcriptional regulator, with the translated sequence MVTIYDIAEKANCSAMTVSRVINNTGRISDKTRKRVQDIMREMNYVPNTMARSLVVQETRLLSLLITDITNPFYTTLARGAEDAARHLGYRLLLANSDESVDKEKDYIDTVISTRVDGVLFAPAGDQSLPNLKKLTKQKIPIVLLDREVPGVECDLVLGDSKEGAKQLTEHLIGLGHRRIALLNGSSSVSTARLRLTGYIEALKLNNITFTESYIAEADYRKAEMDGIVGGLFQSEEPPTALFAANNFLALGAIRSLQERGLRVPDDVSVACFDELEAGFVVDPFMTVIAQPAYDFGYMGIQMLVDRIQGKAPESWRRIILPSRLHSRKSAAPLQGT